A single region of the Malus sylvestris chromosome 8, drMalSylv7.2, whole genome shotgun sequence genome encodes:
- the LOC126632004 gene encoding dynamin-related protein 3A-like isoform X6, giving the protein MGEEAREVGSSATSPRPSVTIGSSLISMINKLQDILAPVVSDKPQISLPQVAVVGSQSSGKSSVLEALVGRDFLPRGRDICTRRPLVLMLEYREEEPGDEHTEWGEFRHLPGKRFYDFSAIRREIQAETDREAGLNKGVSDKQIRLKITSPNVLNMTLVDLPGITKVPVGDQPRDIEAMIRKMIMDYITQQNCIILAVSPANSDLATSDALQMAREADPNGFRTIGVITKLDIMDRGTDACNFLLGKVIPLKLGYVGVVNRSQEDINKNRGIAAALAYEEKFFNEHPVYSNLSDRCGMPQLARNLNQILEQHIKRVLPDLKARLNSQMVSVSKELQAYGQPLESKMAQGVVLLNILTKYCEAFAAMLEGKSQEMSTKELSGGARIHYILQSIFVKSLEGVDPCDDLTDDDIRTAIQNASGAKNALFVPEVPFEFLVRRQIARLLDPSCQCLHFVYDELVKISRACEVIELQRFPVLRKCLDEVVVNFLREGAKPALRMIENLIEMEVDYINTSHPRFIGGKKASELAMQQLKAQKGVTDVEGQTSRTVQAKTGSRPQLNNENPVSSGSTRTWGIPSIFGSRTSAVRSGGRFGEQSHSESMPSTINLREPPSILRPTETTDNEAAEIIITKLLLQSYYDIVRKNMQDLVPKAIMHFLVNSTKQNLQTAFIQKLYRENMFDELLKEHDELVSKRKRNEKLFEVFKQSLQTLEKVEFDVSSQTSSLGTDFSVGLPRIPSTLPDLHKTSEIIQFTHHSFSMPYTTDTTA; this is encoded by the exons ATGGGAGAAGAAGCTAGGGAAGTCGGCTCCTCGGCAACCAGTCCGAGACCTTCAGTGACGATCGGCTCGTCGCTAATTTCGATGATCAACAAGCTCCAGGATATTCTCGCGCCGGTGGTCAGCGACAAGCCGCAGATTTCGCTGCCTCAGGTGGCGGTCGTGGGAAGCCAGAGCAGCGGGAAGTCGAGCGTCCTCGAAGCCCTGGTCGGCCGGGACTTCCTCCCCCGCGGCCGCGACATCTGCACTCGCCGCCCGCTCGTGCTGATGCTCGAGTATCGCGAGGAAGAACCCGGCGATGAGCACACCGAGTGGGGAGAGTTCCGCCACTTGCCCGGAAAACGCTTCTACGACTTCTCCGCAATCCGCCGCGAAATTCAG GCCGAGACGGATAGGGAGGCTGGATTGAACAAAGGGGTTTCGGATAAGCAAATCCGGCTGAAGATTACCTCTCCAAATGTGCTTAATATGACACTGGTTGATTTGCCCGGAATCACGAAAGTTCCGGTGGGAGATCAACCGAGAGACATAGAAGCAATGATTAGGAAGATGATTATGGACTATATTACACAGCAAAACTGTATTATTTTGGCTGTTAGTCCTGCGAATTCCGATTTGGCAACCTCCGATGCGCTTCAGATGGCTAGAGAAGCCGACCCGAATG GTTTCCGCACAATCGGTGTGATCACCAAG CTTGATATAATGGACAGGGGCACCGATGCCTGTAACTTTTTGCTTGGGAAAGTTATTCCGCTAAAGCTTGGTTATGTTGGTGTTGTGAATCGTAGCCAGGAG GACATCAATAAAAACCGTGGGATTGCTGCTGCACTTGCATACGAGGAGAAATTCTTCAATGAGCACCCT GTGTATAGTAACCTCTCGGATCGTTGCGGCATGCCCCAGTTAGCAAGGAACCTGAATCAG ATTCTGGAGCAGCATATCAAAAGGGTTCTCCCTGATTTGAAGGCTCGGTTGAATTCTCAAATGGTTTCTGTTTCCAAAGAACTGCAGGCATATGGGCAACCTTTAGAATCTAAA ATGGCGCAGGGAGTGGTTTTGTTGAacattttaacaaaatattgCGAAG CTTTTGCTGCCATGTTGGAGGGAAAAAGTCAGGAGATGTCAACCAAAGAATTATCAGGAGGTGCTAGGATCCACTACATTCTCCAGTCAATTTTTGTAAAAAGCTTGGAG GGTGTGGATCCCTGCGACGATCTAACTGATGATGATATTCGAACGGCTATTCAAAACGCTTCTGGTGCAAAAAATGCTTTATTTGTGCCTGAG GTCCCATTTGAATTTTTAGTAAGAAGACAAATTGCTCGGTTGCTAGACCCAAGCTGTCAGTGTCTTCATTTTGTTTATGATGAACTTGTGAAG ATAAGCCGTGCTTGCGAGGTAATTGAGTTGCAAAGGTTTCCAGTATTGAGAAAGTGTCTGGATGAAGTCGTGGTAAACTTTTTGCGGGAAGGGGCAAAGCCTGCTCTGAGAATGATAGAAAATCTTATTGAGATGGAG GTGGATTATATAAACACTTCGCATCCACGTTTTATAGGTGGGAAGAAAGCTTCTGAGCTTGCTATGCAGCAGTTGAAAGCACAAAAG GGTGTTACGGATGTTGAAGGCCAGACATCTCGAACTGTTCAGGCTAAGACA GGAAGTCGTCCTCAGCTGAATAACGAGAATCCAGTATCTTCTG GATCTACAAGGACTTGGGGTATTCCGTCTATATTTGGGAGTAGGACATCAGCTGTACGGTCTGGTGGACGTTTTGGTGAACAAAGTCATTCGGAGTCAATGCCCTCTACAATCAATTTGAGAGAG CCACCGTCCATCTTAAGGCCAACTGAAACGACAGACAATGAGGCAGCGGAAATTATTATAACCAAATTACTCTTGCAATCCTATTATGACATTGTCAGAAAGAACATGCAAGACCTAGTTCCAAAAGCTATAATGCACTTTCTG GTCAATTCTACAAAACAGAACCTTCAGACAGCATTTATTCAAAAACTGTACAG AGAGAACATGTTTGATGAACTGTTGAAGGAGCACGATGAACTTGTTTCAAAAAGAAAACGTAACGAAAAGTTGTTCGAGGTTTTCAAGCAGTCTCTTCAG ACACTCGAGAAGGTCGAATTTGATGTTTCATCCCAAACTTCAAGTTTGGGCACTGATTTTTCTGTTGGACTGCCAAGGATTCCGAGTACTTTGCCCGATCTGCACAAAACATCTGAGATAATCCAGTTTACGCACCATTCGTTTTCCATGCCATACACGACTGACACCACAGCTTGA
- the LOC126632004 gene encoding dynamin-related protein 3A-like isoform X5, with the protein MGEEAREVGSSATSPRPSVTIGSSLISMINKLQDILAPVVSDKPQISLPQVAVVGSQSSGKSSVLEALVGRDFLPRGRDICTRRPLVLMLEYREEEPGDEHTEWGEFRHLPGKRFYDFSAIRREIQAETDREAGLNKGVSDKQIRLKITSPNVLNMTLVDLPGITKVPVGDQPRDIEAMIRKMIMDYITQQNCIILAVSPANSDLATSDALQMAREADPNGFRTIGVITKLDIMDRGTDACNFLLGKVIPLKLGYVGVVNRSQEDINKNRGIAAALAYEEKFFNEHPVYSNLSDRCGMPQLARNLNQILEQHIKRVLPDLKARLNSQMVSVSKELQAYGQPLESKMAQGVVLLNILTKYCEAFAAMLEGKSQEMSTKELSGGARIHYILQSIFVKSLEGVDPCDDLTDDDIRTAIQNASGAKNALFVPEVPFEFLVRRQIARLLDPSCQCLHFVYDELVKISRACEVIELQRFPVLRKCLDEVVVNFLREGAKPALRMIENLIEMEVDYINTSHPRFIGGKKASELAMQQLKAQKGVTDVEGQTSRTVQAKTVMNGILPYQGSRPQLNNENPVSSGSTRTWGIPSIFGSRTSAVRSGGRFGEQSHSESMPSTINLREPPSILRPTETTDNEAAEIIITKLLLQSYYDIVRKNMQDLVPKAIMHFLVNSTKQNLQTAFIQKLYRENMFDELLKEHDELVSKRKRNEKLFEVFKQSLQTLEKVEFDVSSQTSSLGTDFSVGLPRIPSTLPDLHKTSEIIQFTHHSFSMPYTTDTTA; encoded by the exons ATGGGAGAAGAAGCTAGGGAAGTCGGCTCCTCGGCAACCAGTCCGAGACCTTCAGTGACGATCGGCTCGTCGCTAATTTCGATGATCAACAAGCTCCAGGATATTCTCGCGCCGGTGGTCAGCGACAAGCCGCAGATTTCGCTGCCTCAGGTGGCGGTCGTGGGAAGCCAGAGCAGCGGGAAGTCGAGCGTCCTCGAAGCCCTGGTCGGCCGGGACTTCCTCCCCCGCGGCCGCGACATCTGCACTCGCCGCCCGCTCGTGCTGATGCTCGAGTATCGCGAGGAAGAACCCGGCGATGAGCACACCGAGTGGGGAGAGTTCCGCCACTTGCCCGGAAAACGCTTCTACGACTTCTCCGCAATCCGCCGCGAAATTCAG GCCGAGACGGATAGGGAGGCTGGATTGAACAAAGGGGTTTCGGATAAGCAAATCCGGCTGAAGATTACCTCTCCAAATGTGCTTAATATGACACTGGTTGATTTGCCCGGAATCACGAAAGTTCCGGTGGGAGATCAACCGAGAGACATAGAAGCAATGATTAGGAAGATGATTATGGACTATATTACACAGCAAAACTGTATTATTTTGGCTGTTAGTCCTGCGAATTCCGATTTGGCAACCTCCGATGCGCTTCAGATGGCTAGAGAAGCCGACCCGAATG GTTTCCGCACAATCGGTGTGATCACCAAG CTTGATATAATGGACAGGGGCACCGATGCCTGTAACTTTTTGCTTGGGAAAGTTATTCCGCTAAAGCTTGGTTATGTTGGTGTTGTGAATCGTAGCCAGGAG GACATCAATAAAAACCGTGGGATTGCTGCTGCACTTGCATACGAGGAGAAATTCTTCAATGAGCACCCT GTGTATAGTAACCTCTCGGATCGTTGCGGCATGCCCCAGTTAGCAAGGAACCTGAATCAG ATTCTGGAGCAGCATATCAAAAGGGTTCTCCCTGATTTGAAGGCTCGGTTGAATTCTCAAATGGTTTCTGTTTCCAAAGAACTGCAGGCATATGGGCAACCTTTAGAATCTAAA ATGGCGCAGGGAGTGGTTTTGTTGAacattttaacaaaatattgCGAAG CTTTTGCTGCCATGTTGGAGGGAAAAAGTCAGGAGATGTCAACCAAAGAATTATCAGGAGGTGCTAGGATCCACTACATTCTCCAGTCAATTTTTGTAAAAAGCTTGGAG GGTGTGGATCCCTGCGACGATCTAACTGATGATGATATTCGAACGGCTATTCAAAACGCTTCTGGTGCAAAAAATGCTTTATTTGTGCCTGAG GTCCCATTTGAATTTTTAGTAAGAAGACAAATTGCTCGGTTGCTAGACCCAAGCTGTCAGTGTCTTCATTTTGTTTATGATGAACTTGTGAAG ATAAGCCGTGCTTGCGAGGTAATTGAGTTGCAAAGGTTTCCAGTATTGAGAAAGTGTCTGGATGAAGTCGTGGTAAACTTTTTGCGGGAAGGGGCAAAGCCTGCTCTGAGAATGATAGAAAATCTTATTGAGATGGAG GTGGATTATATAAACACTTCGCATCCACGTTTTATAGGTGGGAAGAAAGCTTCTGAGCTTGCTATGCAGCAGTTGAAAGCACAAAAG GGTGTTACGGATGTTGAAGGCCAGACATCTCGAACTGTTCAGGCTAAGACAGTTATGAATGGAATTTTACCTTACCAA GGAAGTCGTCCTCAGCTGAATAACGAGAATCCAGTATCTTCTG GATCTACAAGGACTTGGGGTATTCCGTCTATATTTGGGAGTAGGACATCAGCTGTACGGTCTGGTGGACGTTTTGGTGAACAAAGTCATTCGGAGTCAATGCCCTCTACAATCAATTTGAGAGAG CCACCGTCCATCTTAAGGCCAACTGAAACGACAGACAATGAGGCAGCGGAAATTATTATAACCAAATTACTCTTGCAATCCTATTATGACATTGTCAGAAAGAACATGCAAGACCTAGTTCCAAAAGCTATAATGCACTTTCTG GTCAATTCTACAAAACAGAACCTTCAGACAGCATTTATTCAAAAACTGTACAG AGAGAACATGTTTGATGAACTGTTGAAGGAGCACGATGAACTTGTTTCAAAAAGAAAACGTAACGAAAAGTTGTTCGAGGTTTTCAAGCAGTCTCTTCAG ACACTCGAGAAGGTCGAATTTGATGTTTCATCCCAAACTTCAAGTTTGGGCACTGATTTTTCTGTTGGACTGCCAAGGATTCCGAGTACTTTGCCCGATCTGCACAAAACATCTGAGATAATCCAGTTTACGCACCATTCGTTTTCCATGCCATACACGACTGACACCACAGCTTGA